In Cycloclasticus sp., a single genomic region encodes these proteins:
- a CDS encoding glycosyltransferase has product MKSPDPLKVLMLTSSYPRNDTDNSSVFLRYLATNLAKHDVDVHVLAPDHPLVNATDLDIRIKNHWFRYLPNRWQLLAYSSGILPNLKRNKLLYLQVPFFLLAMFTSLIFLCRKIKPDVIHAHWVIPQGFIAIIAGKLLKIPVIATAHGGDAFSLNTGALSRLKKFTLKHCHGWTSNTSATANAFGKACEIPNPSIIPMGVDIEHFQSGNADKLLNNENRNIILFVGRLVEKKGVKYLIEAFSMLPKKFQDASILWVIGDGDERIELEKQAQRLGVQNIKFWGQVQNKQLPDFYAAASLFVAPSVIDSKGDTEGQGVILLEAMASKTPIIATTVGGISEVITHGETGLLIPPNNSDKLSTSIHYMLNNKSFTNNCTEKALIKAEETYSWALISQQFISTFRHVKQPSIES; this is encoded by the coding sequence ATGAAATCCCCAGATCCATTAAAAGTCTTGATGTTAACATCGAGCTATCCAAGAAACGATACCGACAACAGTTCTGTATTCTTACGCTACCTCGCTACTAATTTAGCCAAACATGATGTGGATGTTCATGTTTTAGCGCCCGATCACCCTCTTGTTAACGCTACAGACCTTGATATAAGAATAAAAAATCATTGGTTCCGATACCTTCCAAATCGATGGCAGCTACTCGCCTATAGTTCGGGAATACTTCCAAATTTAAAAAGAAATAAACTCCTCTATCTACAAGTTCCTTTTTTTCTACTAGCAATGTTTACCTCTTTGATCTTTTTATGTAGAAAAATAAAGCCGGATGTTATTCATGCGCATTGGGTTATTCCCCAAGGGTTTATAGCCATCATAGCCGGCAAGCTATTAAAAATACCTGTTATCGCGACAGCCCATGGCGGGGACGCTTTTTCACTAAATACAGGCGCTCTTAGCCGGTTAAAAAAATTCACTTTAAAGCATTGCCACGGTTGGACATCGAACACATCTGCTACAGCTAACGCCTTTGGTAAGGCATGCGAAATACCTAACCCTAGCATTATCCCCATGGGGGTAGATATAGAACACTTCCAATCCGGCAACGCAGATAAATTATTAAATAATGAAAACAGAAATATCATTCTGTTCGTCGGCCGCCTTGTCGAAAAGAAAGGCGTTAAGTACCTCATTGAAGCATTTTCGATGCTCCCTAAAAAATTTCAAGATGCATCCATTTTATGGGTTATTGGTGATGGCGATGAACGTATCGAGCTTGAAAAACAAGCGCAACGCTTAGGCGTGCAAAATATAAAATTTTGGGGGCAAGTGCAAAACAAACAACTCCCCGACTTTTATGCTGCGGCCTCATTATTTGTAGCTCCATCTGTCATCGACTCAAAAGGGGATACAGAGGGACAGGGTGTTATTTTATTGGAAGCTATGGCGAGTAAGACCCCTATAATTGCCACAACTGTCGGTGGAATTTCAGAAGTAATTACTCATGGTGAAACTGGCCTACTCATTCCTCCTAATAACTCAGATAAATTATCAACTTCTATTCATTACATGCTTAACAATAAAAGTTTTACTAATAACTGTACTGAGAAAGCGCTAATTAAAGCCGAAGAAACTTATTCTTGGGCGCTTATTTCTCAACAATTTATTTCAACTTTTAGACACGTAAAACAACCCTCTATTGAGAGCTAG
- a CDS encoding DUF2970 domain-containing protein, whose product MEKDKDVVPTFWQMVGSTMLSFLGVSKESRRKRDFQHGNPKVFIATGFILAFMFIMVVIGVVQLVLPD is encoded by the coding sequence ATGGAAAAAGATAAAGATGTCGTGCCAACTTTTTGGCAAATGGTCGGAAGCACGATGCTGTCTTTTCTGGGTGTGTCGAAAGAGTCACGTAGGAAACGTGATTTTCAACACGGCAACCCTAAGGTGTTTATTGCGACGGGTTTTATTTTGGCCTTTATGTTTATTATGGTGGTGATTGGCGTTGTGCAGCTGGTGTTGCCAGACTGA
- a CDS encoding DNA polymerase III subunit chi, with translation MTRIDFYVLPDASIQQQHVFACRLAQKASKQGHRVYIHTESAEQSKELDDLLWSFSPTSFVPHTIKADECAKNPVYINHSGDPLDIHDVLINLTAQTPDCFGRFERLVELVNQDEAIKQAGRERFKFYKSRGYPLNTHKI, from the coding sequence ATGACGCGAATTGATTTCTACGTTTTACCCGATGCAAGCATTCAACAGCAGCATGTTTTTGCTTGTCGCCTTGCACAAAAAGCCAGCAAGCAAGGTCATCGGGTATATATTCACACCGAGTCCGCAGAACAGTCTAAAGAGTTAGATGATTTGTTATGGTCATTTTCGCCCACCAGCTTTGTGCCACACACCATAAAAGCCGATGAGTGCGCCAAGAACCCCGTGTATATCAACCACAGTGGCGACCCTTTAGATATACATGACGTGCTCATCAACCTGACAGCTCAAACACCCGATTGCTTTGGCCGTTTTGAACGACTTGTAGAACTAGTCAATCAAGATGAGGCCATCAAACAAGCAGGGCGTGAACGCTTTAAGTTTTATAAAAGTCGAGGATATCCTTTGAATACGCATAAAATTTGA
- a CDS encoding response regulator, translating into MNIDLNDLNVLIVEPSKTQQRIIERELNSLSIDKIDSVSTAEEALHYIQEGAPDLILSAYYLSDMTGNELLHSLREDKSNQGICFVLVSSVTDIRQLDAVRQAGVVAILPKPFAAQDLEFALKSTVSHLNPEDISLENTDIDDLRILLVDDSALARKHIKRTLTSMGLDNVTEAENGIEAVSILSESLFDLIVTDYNMPEMDGRELSAYIREQSNQSSVPIIMVTSEQNSSRLAAVQQAGVSAICNKPFEPESVRQLIQQLIN; encoded by the coding sequence ATGAATATTGATTTAAACGACCTGAATGTACTCATCGTGGAGCCATCAAAAACCCAGCAACGTATTATTGAGCGTGAATTAAACAGCTTATCCATTGATAAAATTGATTCCGTTTCCACCGCTGAGGAAGCTCTGCATTACATTCAAGAAGGCGCTCCAGATCTTATTCTAAGCGCCTATTACCTAAGTGATATGACCGGCAATGAGTTGCTACACTCGCTAAGAGAAGATAAGAGCAACCAAGGCATTTGCTTCGTATTGGTATCAAGCGTTACCGACATCAGGCAACTCGATGCTGTTCGTCAAGCGGGTGTCGTCGCCATTCTACCCAAACCCTTTGCCGCACAGGATCTAGAGTTCGCATTAAAAAGCACCGTCAGCCACCTCAACCCTGAAGATATTTCCTTAGAAAACACCGATATCGACGACCTTCGAATCCTACTCGTAGACGATAGCGCACTCGCCCGCAAGCACATCAAACGAACCCTCACCTCCATGGGGTTGGACAATGTGACCGAAGCCGAAAATGGAATTGAAGCCGTTAGCATTTTGAGCGAGTCCTTGTTTGATCTAATCGTTACCGACTACAACATGCCTGAAATGGATGGTCGTGAATTATCCGCCTATATTAGAGAACAAAGTAATCAATCCTCGGTGCCTATCATCATGGTGACTAGCGAACAAAATAGCAGTCGCCTTGCCGCTGTACAACAAGCTGGCGTATCGGCCATTTGCAACAAACCCTTCGAACCTGAAAGTGTGAGACAATTAATCCAACAATTAATTAATTAA
- a CDS encoding glycosyltransferase family 4 protein, with translation MEKIISPIATGNGAYIIHKNIEHAIKKYQVVPYHPYLTLFPPSLWSLGRKLKPSIIHTTPDYARFHKQKGVPLVVTFHNYVLDTFMREYSTRLQSIHYQTDLKWFTKKAVVFADEITTVSQYTADLVQRELGISKKIRVIYNGVDESTFVPSLDKTRNSGEIKVLFSGNLSNRKGAQWLIPILNKLNENVTILYTSGLRGTGGLAEHPRLVNVGRVPYKDMPRLYQSVDILLFPTVREGFGLAAAEAMSCGLPVVATNCSSLPELVDGGQGGFLCGLGGVDDFATKINLLAENKTLCKEMGEYNRAKVEHLFTLNRMVFEYKNLFQQVLDDASSQ, from the coding sequence GTGGAAAAAATAATTAGCCCAATAGCGACAGGCAACGGCGCATACATTATTCATAAGAATATAGAACACGCCATAAAAAAGTACCAAGTGGTGCCTTATCACCCTTACCTTACATTATTCCCCCCCAGTTTATGGTCGTTAGGGCGTAAATTGAAACCGAGTATTATCCATACTACTCCTGACTACGCTCGTTTTCATAAGCAAAAGGGTGTTCCGTTGGTAGTAACGTTTCATAACTACGTATTAGACACCTTTATGCGTGAGTACAGCACGAGGTTGCAGAGTATTCATTATCAAACAGATCTAAAGTGGTTCACCAAGAAAGCAGTGGTTTTTGCGGATGAGATAACGACGGTCAGTCAGTATACGGCGGATTTAGTTCAGCGTGAATTAGGCATCAGTAAAAAAATTAGAGTAATTTACAATGGTGTTGATGAATCAACTTTTGTTCCTTCGTTAGATAAAACTCGGAACAGCGGTGAGATTAAGGTACTGTTTAGCGGAAATCTCAGCAACCGAAAGGGCGCGCAATGGCTTATTCCGATTTTAAATAAATTAAATGAAAATGTTACTATTCTATATACATCTGGTTTACGTGGTACTGGAGGTTTAGCTGAACACCCGCGATTGGTCAATGTTGGGCGAGTGCCCTATAAAGATATGCCTCGGTTGTATCAATCGGTTGATATTCTTTTATTTCCAACGGTGCGCGAAGGATTCGGTTTGGCTGCAGCAGAAGCTATGTCTTGTGGTTTGCCCGTGGTGGCAACAAATTGTTCTTCACTTCCTGAATTGGTTGATGGGGGGCAAGGCGGCTTTTTATGTGGGTTAGGGGGTGTTGATGATTTTGCAACTAAAATTAACCTTTTAGCTGAAAATAAGACGCTTTGTAAAGAAATGGGTGAATATAATCGAGCAAAAGTTGAGCACTTGTTTACGTTAAATAGGATGGTTTTTGAATATAAAAATTTATTTCAACAAGTGTTAGATGATGCTAGCTCTCAATAG
- a CDS encoding glycosyltransferase family 2 protein: MAKNKPSISIVMPCLNGAENLEALLPKLKQAQPTAEIMVVNDGSTDRSLEICEQHGIRVVSHPEPLGNGAAIKTGARNATGDIIVFMDSDGQHGPEDIQRLLDKLDEGYDMVVGAREASSHASKKRLFGNTVFNKLASFMTGQKIEDLTSGFRAVRTVHFKKFLYLLPNGFSYPTTSTMAFFRSALPVAYIPIKAGKREGKSKIKLLKDGIRFFVIILKIGALFSPMRLFLPTSGVFFLLGVINHVHSYATSGSFSNGSLLLYVASVFIFLMGILSEQISSLHYRNTDKE; this comes from the coding sequence ATGGCCAAAAACAAACCTTCTATCAGCATCGTAATGCCGTGTTTAAATGGAGCCGAAAACCTAGAAGCCTTACTGCCAAAACTAAAACAAGCGCAACCAACCGCGGAAATTATGGTGGTAAATGATGGCTCGACGGATCGTTCCCTTGAAATTTGCGAACAACACGGCATACGCGTCGTGTCACACCCCGAACCCTTAGGCAACGGCGCAGCCATTAAAACCGGCGCACGTAACGCAACGGGCGATATCATCGTATTCATGGATTCAGACGGACAACACGGCCCCGAAGATATCCAACGACTACTCGATAAATTAGACGAAGGTTACGACATGGTCGTCGGCGCAAGAGAAGCTAGTTCCCACGCTTCAAAAAAACGCCTATTTGGTAATACCGTCTTTAACAAACTCGCCTCGTTTATGACCGGTCAAAAAATAGAAGACCTCACATCGGGCTTTCGCGCAGTTCGAACAGTACACTTTAAAAAGTTTCTATACCTATTACCGAATGGCTTTTCATACCCAACCACATCCACCATGGCGTTTTTTCGCTCTGCCCTACCCGTCGCCTACATCCCCATCAAGGCGGGCAAACGAGAAGGCAAAAGCAAAATTAAACTATTAAAAGATGGCATACGTTTCTTTGTTATTATTTTAAAAATTGGTGCACTGTTCTCACCGATGCGGCTTTTTCTACCCACCAGCGGCGTGTTTTTTCTTCTCGGTGTCATCAACCATGTTCATAGCTATGCAACCTCCGGCTCGTTCAGCAACGGTAGCTTATTACTGTACGTCGCCTCGGTGTTTATCTTTTTGATGGGGATATTGTCTGAACAAATTTCGTCGTTGCATTATAGAAATACAGATAAAGAATAA
- a CDS encoding valine--tRNA ligase, which produces MEKTYAPHDIESRWYSQWEQQGYFQPQGGDAAYCIMIPPPNVTGSLHMGHAFQDTIMDSLTRYHRMQGNNTLWQAGSDHAGIATQMVVERQLNAEGKTRHDLGRDKFVERIWDWKEESGNTISQQLRRMGTSLDWSRERFTMDEGLSKAVNEVFVKLHEEGLIYRGKRLVNWDPKLHTAVSDLEVLSQEEQGHMWHMRYPLADGSGELVVATTRPETMLGDACVAVHPSDERYQDLIGKTITLPLCDREIPIIADDYVDPEFGTGCVKITPAHDFNDYEVGQRHDMPLINIFTIDASINDEMPEKYQGMDRVKARKQIVQDLDDLGLLVKVEDHKLMIPRGDRSGVIIEPLLTDQWFVKAKPLAEPAIEAVKSGKIKFVPENWDKTYYNWMNDIQDWCISRQIWWGHRIPAWYDADGNIYVGRDETEVREKNNLADDLILRQDEDVLDTWFSSALWPFSTLGWPDKTPELDTFYPTSVLVTGFDIIFFWVARMIMMGLKFMDDVPFKEIYIHGLVRDAEGQKMSKSKGNVLDPIDLIDGITLDALLEKRTKGLMQPKMAAKIEKDTRKHFPDGIPAFGTDALRFTFATLASTGRDIRFDLNRIEGNRNFCNKLWNATRYVLMNTEGEDTGLSNEPCDYSLPDQWIVSRLQKTEASVISSIEKYRFDLAAQSLYEFVWNEYCDWYLELSKPILLDENSSTEQKRGTRQTLIRVLETVLRLLHPMMPFITEEIWQQIAPMAGKTGDTIMLQAYPKPDESKISADAEDSMQWVMDFVMGIRKIRGEMNIPPSKPLPVLLNNSSEQDQLRLNSNSRLLEKLARLESISVLSTTDDAPQSAIALVGDMQVLIPMAGLIDKQAELNRLNKEIDKLAKEIARISGKLSNASFIDKAPAAVVEKEKDKQRDISSKLNNLNEQKEKIASL; this is translated from the coding sequence ATGGAAAAGACATACGCCCCGCACGACATTGAATCTCGCTGGTATAGCCAATGGGAACAACAAGGTTACTTTCAGCCACAAGGTGGCGATGCTGCTTATTGCATTATGATTCCGCCGCCCAATGTTACCGGCAGTCTACATATGGGCCATGCTTTCCAAGATACGATCATGGATTCGCTCACCCGTTACCATCGCATGCAGGGTAATAACACACTTTGGCAGGCAGGCAGCGACCATGCCGGTATCGCCACACAAATGGTAGTTGAGCGTCAATTAAACGCCGAAGGAAAGACGCGCCATGACTTAGGCCGTGATAAATTTGTCGAACGCATCTGGGATTGGAAAGAAGAATCGGGCAACACCATTTCACAACAATTGCGTCGCATGGGCACATCTTTGGATTGGTCTCGCGAACGCTTTACCATGGACGAAGGCTTGTCCAAAGCCGTTAACGAAGTATTTGTAAAACTACACGAAGAAGGCCTTATTTATCGCGGCAAACGCCTCGTCAACTGGGACCCTAAATTACACACCGCAGTATCTGATTTAGAAGTGCTTTCACAAGAAGAACAAGGCCATATGTGGCATATGCGCTACCCATTAGCCGATGGCAGTGGCGAGCTAGTAGTTGCCACAACCCGCCCCGAAACCATGCTCGGCGATGCTTGCGTAGCTGTTCACCCAAGTGATGAGCGTTACCAAGACCTTATTGGAAAAACCATTACGTTACCCTTATGTGACCGTGAAATCCCCATTATTGCTGATGACTATGTAGACCCAGAATTTGGTACCGGTTGCGTAAAAATAACACCTGCGCACGACTTTAATGATTACGAAGTCGGCCAGCGTCACGATATGCCATTAATTAACATCTTCACCATTGATGCCAGCATTAATGACGAGATGCCAGAAAAATACCAAGGCATGGATCGCGTTAAGGCACGTAAACAAATCGTACAAGATTTAGACGATTTAGGCTTATTAGTAAAGGTAGAAGATCACAAACTGATGATCCCTCGTGGTGACCGTTCCGGCGTGATTATCGAACCACTACTGACTGACCAATGGTTTGTAAAAGCTAAGCCTTTGGCAGAACCTGCCATTGAAGCAGTTAAAAGTGGCAAAATTAAATTTGTGCCTGAAAATTGGGATAAAACCTATTACAACTGGATGAACGATATTCAGGACTGGTGTATTTCACGGCAAATTTGGTGGGGCCACAGAATTCCCGCTTGGTACGATGCAGACGGCAATATTTACGTAGGGCGGGATGAAACCGAAGTACGTGAGAAGAACAATCTCGCAGACGACCTCATCTTAAGACAAGATGAAGACGTACTCGACACTTGGTTCTCATCAGCCTTATGGCCATTTTCAACTCTTGGCTGGCCGGATAAAACACCTGAGCTAGATACCTTCTACCCTACCAGTGTATTGGTAACTGGGTTCGACATCATCTTCTTCTGGGTTGCCCGAATGATTATGATGGGCTTGAAATTTATGGACGACGTGCCGTTCAAAGAAATATACATTCACGGCCTTGTACGCGATGCGGAAGGTCAAAAAATGTCCAAATCCAAAGGCAACGTGCTTGACCCGATTGACCTTATCGACGGCATTACGCTCGATGCGCTATTAGAAAAACGCACTAAAGGCCTCATGCAGCCTAAAATGGCCGCTAAAATCGAAAAAGATACCCGCAAACATTTCCCCGATGGTATCCCTGCCTTTGGCACTGATGCGTTACGTTTCACCTTTGCAACACTTGCCTCTACTGGGCGCGACATTCGTTTTGATTTAAACCGCATCGAAGGTAACCGAAACTTCTGTAACAAGCTGTGGAATGCCACGCGTTACGTCTTAATGAATACAGAAGGTGAAGACACCGGCCTAAGTAATGAACCGTGCGACTATAGCTTGCCTGACCAATGGATCGTTTCTCGTTTGCAAAAAACAGAAGCCAGCGTTATCAGCTCCATTGAAAAATACCGCTTCGATTTAGCGGCTCAGTCCTTATACGAATTTGTTTGGAATGAATATTGCGATTGGTACCTAGAACTTTCAAAACCTATTTTATTGGACGAAAATAGCTCAACAGAACAAAAACGCGGCACTCGCCAAACGCTTATTCGTGTATTGGAAACGGTACTTCGTCTACTTCACCCCATGATGCCTTTCATCACCGAAGAGATTTGGCAACAAATTGCTCCTATGGCGGGCAAAACCGGCGACACCATTATGTTGCAGGCTTATCCAAAACCCGATGAGAGTAAAATATCAGCGGATGCAGAAGACAGCATGCAATGGGTCATGGATTTTGTGATGGGCATTCGGAAAATTCGCGGAGAAATGAATATACCGCCAAGCAAACCTTTACCGGTACTGCTCAACAACAGCAGCGAACAAGATCAGCTACGTCTTAACAGCAACTCACGCTTACTTGAGAAATTGGCGCGCTTGGAATCCATCAGCGTCTTATCGACGACTGATGACGCCCCGCAATCCGCCATCGCCTTAGTTGGAGACATGCAGGTATTGATTCCAATGGCCGGATTAATCGACAAACAAGCCGAACTAAATAGACTCAATAAAGAAATCGACAAGTTAGCAAAGGAAATCGCTAGAATTAGCGGAAAACTATCCAATGCTTCTTTTATTGATAAAGCGCCGGCAGCTGTTGTAGAAAAGGAAAAAGACAAGCAACGCGATATTTCATCCAAGCTAAATAACTTAAACGAGCAAAAAGAGAAAATAGCTTCTTTGTAA
- a CDS encoding leucyl aminopeptidase produces MQFVSKNAQIDKLSTPCVILPVFSKGQQASVTDMFDQAHDKQIANVLKQGDATGKAGDTLLLQMPAGSKTKRVLLVGAGEQGKTTAEDFNKAVSATVSTLKKLPVKTVCSALLAIDVIDKDDDWKVRQLVLKSREVFYQYTETLTTSAPEANKLDTYQILAESDLSTKEIDHAAAIATSIANGIDSSKRLSNLPGNICTPSYLADTAKALGKQHKSLKVTVLDEAKMEKLGMGSLLSVSRGSRQPAKLITMEHNGAAKSQKPIVIVGKGLTFDAGGISIKPSSGMDEMKYDMCGGASVFGVMQMCAELNLPINVVGVVPSSENLPDGDANKPGDIVTSMAGLTIEILNTDAEGRLILCDALTYCAKFKPDVVIDIATLTGACVVALGKHATGLLGNNDELANELLGAGIKAGDKAWQLPLWDEYRPQLKSNFADLANIGGPTGGTITAACFLSRFTEDYKWAHLDIAGTAWKSGAEKGATGRPVHMLSQFILDRC; encoded by the coding sequence ATGCAATTTGTTTCAAAAAACGCCCAAATCGATAAACTCTCTACGCCTTGCGTTATTTTGCCGGTCTTTAGCAAAGGCCAACAAGCGAGCGTGACCGACATGTTCGACCAAGCGCATGACAAACAAATTGCTAACGTACTAAAACAAGGCGATGCGACGGGCAAAGCCGGTGATACGCTGCTACTACAAATGCCCGCTGGCAGCAAAACCAAACGCGTTTTACTGGTTGGCGCGGGTGAACAAGGCAAAACAACGGCTGAAGATTTCAACAAAGCCGTTAGCGCCACGGTTAGCACGCTTAAAAAACTACCGGTTAAAACCGTTTGTTCTGCATTACTCGCTATTGACGTTATCGACAAAGACGACGATTGGAAAGTACGTCAATTGGTTCTTAAATCTCGTGAAGTCTTCTATCAGTACACAGAAACGCTCACCACATCAGCGCCCGAAGCGAACAAACTGGATACCTACCAAATTCTTGCCGAAAGTGATTTATCTACAAAAGAAATAGACCATGCCGCCGCTATCGCCACGAGCATTGCCAACGGCATTGATAGCTCAAAGAGACTATCTAATTTGCCGGGCAATATATGCACACCGAGCTACTTAGCCGACACCGCGAAAGCGCTTGGCAAGCAGCACAAGTCACTTAAAGTTACCGTGCTAGACGAGGCAAAAATGGAAAAACTGGGCATGGGTTCCTTACTATCCGTCTCACGTGGTTCACGCCAACCGGCCAAACTGATCACTATGGAACACAACGGCGCGGCTAAATCGCAAAAACCGATTGTTATCGTGGGTAAAGGCTTAACGTTCGACGCCGGCGGCATCTCGATAAAACCATCATCTGGCATGGATGAAATGAAGTACGACATGTGCGGTGGCGCCAGTGTATTCGGTGTTATGCAAATGTGCGCCGAATTGAACCTACCGATTAACGTGGTAGGCGTCGTGCCATCTTCAGAAAATCTCCCCGATGGGGATGCTAACAAACCCGGTGATATCGTCACCAGCATGGCGGGTTTAACCATTGAAATTCTTAATACCGACGCTGAAGGCCGCCTAATTTTATGTGATGCGTTGACCTATTGCGCCAAATTCAAACCCGATGTCGTTATTGATATCGCCACCCTTACCGGCGCTTGTGTAGTAGCCCTTGGCAAACATGCCACCGGCCTACTTGGCAATAACGATGAATTAGCAAATGAACTATTAGGCGCGGGCATTAAAGCCGGCGACAAAGCATGGCAACTGCCCCTGTGGGATGAATACCGCCCACAACTGAAAAGTAATTTCGCGGATCTCGCTAATATTGGCGGCCCTACCGGTGGCACGATAACCGCAGCGTGCTTCTTATCGCGCTTCACGGAAGATTATAAATGGGCTCATCTAGACATTGCAGGAACCGCGTGGAAATCTGGCGCTGAAAAAGGCGCAACAGGTCGGCCTGTTCACATGTTAAGTCAATTTATCTTAGACCGTTGCTAA
- a CDS encoding glycosyltransferase family 4 protein, producing the protein MKVLIINFSDIQGGASRAAYRLHQALLDSSVKSQMLVNVKFSDDYRVVESESNIGKGVSLLRRIMDALPLGLYKHRSKTYFSPNLVPFSGLVARVNKINPDVVHLHWVNKVMLSMSDIAKIKAPIIWSLHDMWAFTGGCHYDEECGAYIDSCGSCRVLGSLKGYDLSRYIFKRKLASYSKHKNLTIVGLSRWLASCAKQSRLFKGKKVVCLPNPIDTSVYLPLEKIVARDLLCLPRDKTLVLFGAMAATSDPRKGFKELSEALQQLESENIELVVFGSSEPKVPECFKFKAHYLGPLYDDVTLRALYSAADVMVIPSIQENLSNAIMEGIACGTPVVAFDVGGNGDMIEHKTNGYLAKPFDTEDLAVGIEWVLNAPNYDELSANARNKVVREFDSRVVAKRYIALYESVLEKKE; encoded by the coding sequence GTGAAAGTATTAATTATTAATTTTTCTGATATTCAAGGTGGTGCATCTCGCGCTGCATATCGCTTGCATCAAGCCCTACTGGATTCGAGTGTTAAGTCTCAAATGCTAGTTAATGTCAAATTTAGTGATGATTATAGAGTTGTTGAATCAGAATCAAATATTGGAAAAGGAGTCTCATTGTTGCGCCGTATTATGGATGCTCTTCCCTTAGGCTTATATAAGCATAGATCAAAAACTTATTTTTCTCCTAATCTGGTGCCCTTTTCAGGTTTGGTTGCTCGTGTTAATAAAATTAACCCCGATGTGGTTCATTTGCATTGGGTTAATAAGGTGATGTTGTCTATGTCAGATATAGCAAAAATAAAAGCACCTATTATTTGGAGTTTGCATGATATGTGGGCGTTTACAGGTGGCTGTCATTATGATGAAGAATGTGGAGCTTATATAGATTCATGTGGTTCATGTAGGGTACTGGGTTCACTTAAAGGCTATGATTTAAGCCGATACATATTTAAGAGAAAGCTTGCCAGTTATTCAAAACATAAAAACCTGACGATCGTTGGATTGAGTCGCTGGCTTGCTAGTTGTGCTAAGCAAAGCCGGTTATTTAAGGGAAAGAAGGTTGTGTGTTTGCCGAACCCTATTGATACATCAGTTTATTTACCACTGGAAAAAATAGTTGCTCGTGACTTATTATGTTTACCGCGAGATAAAACTCTAGTTTTGTTTGGTGCAATGGCTGCAACCTCTGACCCTCGTAAAGGTTTTAAAGAGTTAAGTGAAGCATTACAGCAATTGGAGAGTGAAAATATTGAGCTTGTTGTCTTTGGAAGTAGTGAGCCTAAAGTACCGGAATGTTTTAAATTTAAAGCTCATTATTTAGGGCCGCTATATGATGATGTAACCTTGCGTGCGCTTTATAGCGCAGCAGATGTGATGGTGATCCCTAGTATCCAAGAAAATTTATCAAATGCGATTATGGAAGGCATTGCTTGTGGAACACCTGTTGTGGCTTTTGATGTGGGTGGGAATGGCGATATGATTGAGCATAAAACAAATGGCTATTTAGCTAAACCGTTTGATACAGAGGATTTGGCAGTAGGTATTGAATGGGTTTTAAATGCTCCGAACTACGATGAACTTTCGGCTAATGCTCGTAATAAAGTTGTGCGTGAGTTTGATAGCCGTGTGGTTGCAAAACGTTATATTGCTCTTTATGAATCAGTTTTAGAAAAGAAAGAATGA